From Candidatus Methanoplasma cognatum, one genomic window encodes:
- a CDS encoding V-type ATP synthase subunit I, translating to MSLPESMSRIVVVGTKSRLEEAIEAFYSVKALHVIDHTSGADGMSIGTPLPTNAKASERLLRVKAMEKELGIGDTTETARVSVGEIRGQISSGSIEDVEAEVLRVLDVRNGLNQRITELNIKKKSLELLAAFPVDLELFSGYRSLAVIAGTVKGDPSEALKALEDSEVFVSFKKKEGGTVAVFVRAEDESKASSILSEYGFAEIAVPEGEGPVSEALVVTNENLTDLAAKLDSVEKEVEALQMKHKAFLRASDEELTIEIEKGEVPLRIATGEYTYIMDAWVPTKKLQAVSAELESRLGNDIHVEFEETRGRNLHEEEKAEERFKTAPSKGNNGIIAKEFEYATSLVSTPKYQEIDPSILIMFFLPLFFGFMIGDCGYAIPFIIIGAYGLKVTHHKDWRAIATVLFFGGIWSFVFGFFFFGEALGMHFIGEHGAWAPPVGITWEGLLGISLPDWFSGIMVNGHGVSKLGDQVVMLLKLTIYVGIIHIMIGYICGYMNIRRQHSSKHAFLEKGGWIIQFIGMVVLCYALTQWLFSSVDMEGLVLYLLITGVALLVVGVALNIKMEGAQAILELPGILGMILSYARLAAIGMSKAGMAMAFNYIVFGLLMGMTHAVVWPSAYILIPCLLFLGFLHFVVWTLGILSAGLHALRLQFVELMTKFYEGGGTEYEPLKIKRIKTFLTKAETNREV from the coding sequence ATGTCACTTCCTGAGTCGATGAGTAGGATCGTGGTAGTGGGCACCAAATCCCGCTTGGAGGAGGCCATTGAGGCCTTCTACAGCGTAAAGGCGCTCCACGTGATAGATCATACCAGCGGCGCGGACGGTATGTCCATCGGGACTCCCCTGCCAACGAACGCCAAAGCATCCGAGAGGTTGCTCAGGGTGAAGGCAATGGAAAAAGAGCTCGGAATAGGAGATACCACCGAGACGGCCCGGGTTTCTGTAGGAGAAATAAGGGGCCAGATATCATCCGGCAGCATCGAGGACGTCGAAGCCGAGGTCCTGAGGGTGCTTGACGTAAGGAATGGTCTCAATCAGAGGATCACTGAATTAAACATTAAGAAAAAAAGTTTAGAACTTCTCGCGGCGTTCCCCGTGGACCTTGAACTCTTTTCGGGGTACAGGAGTCTGGCGGTCATCGCCGGAACGGTGAAAGGAGATCCCTCCGAGGCGCTCAAAGCGCTTGAGGACTCCGAGGTCTTCGTCTCTTTCAAAAAGAAAGAAGGCGGGACGGTGGCAGTGTTCGTAAGGGCTGAGGACGAAAGCAAAGCGTCGTCGATACTCTCCGAGTACGGCTTCGCGGAGATAGCCGTGCCGGAAGGAGAAGGGCCGGTGTCTGAGGCGCTCGTTGTGACCAACGAGAACCTGACGGACCTCGCCGCAAAATTGGACTCAGTAGAGAAAGAGGTCGAAGCGCTTCAGATGAAACACAAAGCATTCCTGCGTGCGTCTGACGAGGAGCTCACGATCGAGATCGAGAAGGGAGAGGTCCCGCTCAGGATCGCTACTGGGGAATACACATACATAATGGACGCATGGGTGCCTACGAAGAAACTGCAGGCGGTGTCGGCCGAACTGGAATCAAGGTTGGGCAATGACATTCACGTAGAATTCGAGGAGACCCGCGGCAGAAACCTGCACGAAGAGGAAAAAGCGGAGGAGAGATTCAAGACCGCACCCTCTAAGGGCAACAACGGAATAATCGCAAAGGAGTTCGAGTATGCCACAAGTCTGGTCTCGACCCCGAAATATCAGGAGATCGATCCTTCGATCCTGATCATGTTCTTCCTTCCGTTGTTCTTCGGATTCATGATAGGGGACTGCGGTTACGCGATCCCGTTCATAATAATCGGAGCGTACGGCCTCAAGGTCACGCACCACAAGGACTGGCGCGCGATCGCCACGGTGCTGTTCTTCGGAGGCATATGGTCATTCGTCTTCGGGTTCTTCTTCTTCGGAGAAGCGCTCGGAATGCACTTTATCGGCGAACACGGCGCATGGGCTCCGCCTGTGGGTATTACGTGGGAAGGACTGCTCGGCATAAGCCTGCCGGACTGGTTCAGCGGGATAATGGTCAACGGTCACGGGGTTTCGAAGCTCGGGGACCAGGTAGTCATGCTGCTGAAGCTCACGATCTACGTGGGAATAATCCACATCATGATAGGATACATATGCGGCTACATGAACATAAGGAGACAGCACAGCAGCAAACACGCCTTCCTTGAAAAGGGCGGATGGATCATCCAGTTCATTGGAATGGTGGTGTTATGTTATGCGCTGACCCAGTGGCTGTTCAGCAGTGTAGATATGGAGGGACTGGTCCTGTATCTCCTCATAACAGGGGTCGCGCTGCTCGTAGTGGGGGTGGCACTGAATATCAAGATGGAAGGCGCCCAGGCGATACTTGAATTGCCGGGCATCCTCGGAATGATATTGTCATATGCACGTTTAGCGGCCATTGGAATGTCCAAGGCCGGCATGGCTATGGCTTTCAACTACATCGTGTTCGGATTGCTCATGGGAATGACCCACGCAGTAGTCTGGCCAAGTGCATACATACTCATACCGTGTTTGTTATTCTTAGGTTTCCTGCATTTCGTCGTATGGACATTGGGAATACTGTCGGCGGGACTGCACGCCTTAAGGCTGCAGTTCGTGGAGCTGATGACCAAGTTCTACGAAGGAGGCGGAACGGAATACGAACCGTTGAAGATCAAACGCATTAAAACATTCTTAACAAAAGCGGAAACAAATAGAGAGGTATAA
- the ahaC gene encoding ATP synthase A1 subunit C: MFGRNRSKGNYAYTSARVKAKKSLLMKEEDYDKMLMMTVPEISRYISETGYSKEMTDLAGRMSGLDLLEHATHLNMAKVFRSILSTSTGELYSMVSAYLDKWDVWNLKVILRGKSYGLDADGIREDLVPAGRVGAESLEKLISIDNVDDIVSNFGKMAHVNIPAEVLSAYKASGNLGEIEDFLDIIHYERLIRSIDPLSRPSYIFLTYIREQVDIKNFETILKLKAEGIYGEQVMKYIIPRGRRIDERLLALLANAETIDSMMSELSQLEFGEEIRGALEASNIRDAVLTLKRYEMKKAKKFSHLYPLSVTPVIDYMINKENEVRNIRIIARGTQSGLNRETIKGLLVI; this comes from the coding sequence ATGTTCGGGCGCAACAGAAGCAAAGGCAACTATGCGTACACCTCGGCCAGAGTAAAGGCCAAGAAATCCCTCTTGATGAAAGAGGAGGATTACGACAAGATGCTGATGATGACCGTGCCGGAGATATCCCGCTACATAAGCGAGACCGGATACAGCAAAGAGATGACGGACCTGGCGGGAAGAATGTCGGGGCTCGATCTTCTTGAGCATGCAACCCATCTGAACATGGCAAAGGTGTTCAGAAGCATCCTCTCGACGTCTACGGGAGAGCTTTACAGTATGGTATCCGCATATCTTGACAAATGGGACGTATGGAACCTGAAGGTCATACTCCGCGGGAAGTCATACGGTCTGGACGCGGACGGTATCCGAGAGGACCTCGTTCCCGCGGGCCGCGTCGGCGCCGAATCATTGGAAAAGCTGATCTCTATCGACAATGTCGACGACATCGTTTCAAACTTCGGGAAGATGGCTCACGTGAACATCCCCGCGGAGGTCCTGTCCGCCTATAAGGCGAGCGGCAACCTGGGGGAGATCGAGGACTTCTTGGATATAATACACTATGAGAGACTGATACGCAGCATCGACCCGCTGTCGAGACCCTCGTACATCTTCCTCACCTATATCAGGGAGCAGGTGGACATAAAGAACTTCGAGACCATCCTGAAGCTTAAGGCCGAAGGTATCTACGGAGAACAGGTGATGAAGTACATCATCCCCAGAGGGAGAAGGATAGACGAGAGGCTACTGGCGCTTCTGGCCAACGCGGAGACCATCGATTCGATGATGTCCGAGCTGTCTCAGCTCGAATTCGGCGAGGAGATAAGAGGCGCGCTGGAAGCCAGCAATATCAGGGATGCCGTGCTGACGCTTAAGAGATACGAGATGAAGAAAGCGAAGAAGTTCTCGCACCTGTATCCGCTGTCCGTGACCCCGGTGATCGACTATATGATTAACAAAGAGAACGAGGTCAGGAACATCAGGATAATAGCCAGGGGAACGCAGAGCGGTCTGAACAGAGAGACAATCAAAGGACTGTTGGTGATCTGA
- a CDS encoding V-type ATP synthase subunit E family protein, which yields MALDNVMKEITASAELRAGEIDSQARAEVKAILAEAEAVISDMKEKEDKKLKEEIERLKRQELSSAELESKKIVLSKKKEILAEAFETMLADLEAAPRDVKLEQYKRMVDSAKTVIDKPRAVISPKDDFTAKDLGVKSVKTDPKVRAGMILQSEDDTVEVDMQYETILQTIWDSEIKALSDILFG from the coding sequence ATGGCATTAGATAACGTCATGAAGGAGATCACGGCGTCCGCCGAGCTGCGGGCAGGCGAGATAGACTCGCAGGCCAGAGCGGAAGTGAAGGCCATCCTGGCCGAGGCGGAGGCAGTTATATCTGACATGAAAGAAAAAGAGGACAAGAAGCTCAAAGAGGAAATTGAGCGTCTCAAACGCCAGGAGCTTTCAAGCGCGGAGCTGGAAAGCAAGAAGATAGTCCTGTCTAAAAAGAAGGAGATCCTGGCCGAGGCTTTCGAGACGATGCTCGCCGACCTCGAGGCTGCTCCCAGGGACGTTAAGCTGGAGCAGTACAAGAGGATGGTGGACTCAGCAAAGACCGTCATCGACAAGCCAAGGGCGGTGATATCTCCGAAGGATGACTTCACAGCAAAGGATCTCGGTGTCAAATCGGTCAAGACGGACCCGAAGGTACGTGCGGGCATGATCCTCCAGAGCGAGGACGACACCGTAGAGGTGGACATGCAGTACGAGACGATCCTTCAGACGATCTGGGACAGTGAGATAAAGGCTTTGTCCGACATCCTGTTCGGGTGA
- a CDS encoding V-type ATP synthase subunit B — protein sequence MSKAKVSKEYKTVSQIAGPLVFVKKTEPVGYQEMVSVRLSDGSMKRGQVLDTSDEIVVVQIFEGTSGIDRQASVRFLGDTMKMPVSKEMLGRVLSGAGEPLDGGARIVPDKELDIVGAAINPWARDSPADFIQTGISTIDGMNTLVRGQKLPIFSGAGLPHNEIALQIARQAKVLGENEEFAVVFIALGITNEEKQMFMKEFERTGALKSAVVFLNLADDPAVERIVTPRLGLTTAEYMAFELGMQVLVIMTDITNYCEALRQVGAAREEVPGRRGYPGYMYTDLAQLYERAGRIKEKKGSITQIPILSMPGDDITHPIPDLSGYITEGQIVLSRELHRNGIYPPVNVSSSLSRLMNSGVGKGKTRDDHKAVSDQLYASYAEGKDLRGLVAIVGKDSLSAKDRKFLDFADIFEDRVVRQGLDEDRSIERTLEIAWEIMRELDVDQLTRIDRKYIEQYLKK from the coding sequence ATGTCAAAAGCAAAAGTATCCAAAGAGTACAAGACGGTCTCCCAGATAGCCGGACCGCTGGTCTTTGTCAAGAAGACGGAACCGGTCGGCTACCAAGAGATGGTCAGCGTAAGACTTTCCGACGGATCGATGAAAAGAGGCCAGGTCCTCGACACATCCGACGAGATCGTAGTCGTCCAGATATTCGAGGGCACCTCAGGCATAGACAGGCAGGCGTCCGTGAGGTTCCTCGGCGACACCATGAAGATGCCCGTCTCAAAGGAAATGCTCGGAAGGGTCCTGTCCGGAGCGGGAGAGCCTCTCGACGGAGGAGCAAGGATCGTTCCCGACAAGGAACTTGACATAGTCGGAGCGGCCATCAACCCCTGGGCAAGGGACAGTCCGGCCGATTTCATTCAGACCGGCATTTCGACGATCGACGGAATGAACACCCTCGTCAGGGGACAGAAGCTGCCTATATTCTCGGGAGCCGGACTTCCTCACAATGAGATCGCCCTGCAGATCGCGAGGCAGGCGAAGGTCCTCGGAGAGAACGAGGAGTTCGCGGTGGTGTTCATCGCGCTGGGTATAACGAACGAAGAGAAGCAGATGTTCATGAAGGAGTTCGAGAGGACCGGCGCTCTGAAGAGCGCGGTGGTCTTCCTGAACCTTGCCGACGACCCGGCGGTCGAGCGTATCGTCACGCCCCGTCTCGGTCTGACAACGGCGGAATACATGGCGTTCGAACTCGGAATGCAGGTTCTTGTCATAATGACGGACATAACCAACTACTGCGAAGCACTGCGTCAGGTCGGCGCGGCGAGAGAAGAGGTTCCCGGAAGACGCGGATACCCCGGCTACATGTACACCGACCTTGCTCAGCTGTACGAGCGCGCGGGAAGAATCAAAGAGAAGAAAGGTTCGATCACCCAGATCCCCATCCTCTCGATGCCGGGCGATGACATAACCCACCCGATCCCCGATCTTTCAGGGTACATCACCGAAGGGCAGATAGTTCTTTCAAGAGAACTGCACCGCAACGGTATCTACCCGCCGGTGAACGTTTCGTCATCCCTGAGCCGTCTGATGAACTCCGGTGTCGGAAAAGGCAAGACCCGCGATGACCACAAAGCGGTATCGGACCAGCTGTACGCTTCGTATGCGGAAGGCAAGGACCTCCGCGGCCTGGTGGCCATCGTCGGAAAGGACTCGCTATCTGCAAAGGACAGAAAGTTCCTGGACTTCGCGGACATATTCGAGGACCGCGTCGTCCGCCAGGGCCTTGATGAGGACCGTTCGATAGAAAGGACCCTTGAGATCGCCTGGGAGATCATGAGAGAGCTTGACGTGGATCAGCTGACGAGGATCGACCGTAAATACATCGAGCAGTATCTGAAGAAGTGA
- a CDS encoding V-type ATP synthase subunit A yields the protein MSTKGVIYRVAGPVVTATGITPKMYDVVQVGNEGLMGEVIKIVGDYSIIQVYEDTSGVKPGEPVTNTGLPLVAELGPGLLTSVYDGIQRPLPVLRDKMGDYIFRGVSAPGLEREKKWEFKPTVKNGEEVEAGQVIGTVMEGPMLHKIMVPPTFRKGKVSDISAGKYTVEDVVAKVDGQDVCLMQKWPVRVSRPVKEKLQPDIPLVTGLRVLDTMFPLAKGGAAAIPGAFGTGKTVTQQSLAKYSNAEIVVYIGCGERGNEMTEVLTEFPELVDPTTGESLMNRTVLIANTSNMPVAAREASVYTGITIAEYFRDMGYDVSLMADSTSRWAEAMREISSRLEEMPGEEGYPAYLAGRLSEFYERACRAKALGGETGSISVIGAVSPPGGDLSEPVTQNTLRIVRVFWALDTKLRERRHFPTINWLTSYSMYDKQLSSWYKQNVAENFPDLKAWAMQVLQKESELQEIVQMVGSDSLPDEQKMTLEVARMIREIYLQQNAYHPVDAYCPISRQYTMMTLIKKYSDLAANALASGVQVDKIAYLPVRQRFNQAKYEENVDAELEAVSKDMEEQFEGLRA from the coding sequence ATGAGTACAAAAGGTGTAATCTACAGGGTCGCAGGTCCTGTGGTGACGGCAACCGGGATCACCCCCAAGATGTATGATGTGGTACAGGTAGGGAACGAAGGTCTCATGGGCGAGGTCATCAAGATCGTAGGCGACTACTCTATCATCCAGGTTTATGAGGATACTTCGGGCGTAAAACCCGGAGAGCCGGTCACTAATACCGGGCTCCCTCTTGTCGCGGAACTCGGTCCGGGACTTCTGACCTCCGTTTATGACGGGATTCAGAGGCCGCTTCCCGTTCTCAGGGACAAAATGGGGGATTACATCTTCCGCGGTGTTTCCGCACCTGGACTGGAAAGAGAGAAGAAGTGGGAATTCAAGCCCACCGTAAAGAACGGCGAAGAGGTCGAGGCGGGACAGGTGATAGGTACCGTCATGGAAGGTCCGATGCTCCACAAGATCATGGTCCCTCCGACATTCAGAAAAGGAAAGGTAAGCGACATATCCGCAGGCAAATACACTGTCGAGGATGTAGTGGCGAAGGTCGACGGACAGGACGTGTGCCTGATGCAGAAATGGCCGGTCCGTGTATCGAGACCGGTGAAAGAAAAGCTGCAGCCGGACATACCGCTGGTCACCGGACTCAGGGTTCTGGACACGATGTTCCCCCTTGCGAAGGGCGGAGCGGCGGCCATTCCCGGCGCGTTCGGCACCGGAAAGACGGTCACGCAGCAGTCCTTGGCCAAATATTCCAATGCAGAGATAGTGGTATACATAGGATGCGGCGAACGCGGCAACGAGATGACCGAGGTTTTGACAGAATTCCCGGAACTGGTCGACCCGACCACCGGAGAGTCCCTGATGAACAGGACGGTCCTGATCGCGAACACATCCAACATGCCGGTGGCGGCGAGAGAAGCGTCCGTTTACACAGGCATCACGATAGCAGAATACTTCAGAGACATGGGATACGACGTCTCGCTGATGGCGGACTCCACCTCAAGGTGGGCGGAGGCCATGCGTGAGATATCGTCAAGACTGGAAGAGATGCCCGGAGAGGAAGGATATCCCGCGTACCTTGCGGGCCGCCTCTCGGAATTCTACGAGCGCGCCTGCCGTGCAAAGGCACTTGGCGGCGAGACCGGATCGATCTCCGTCATCGGAGCGGTATCCCCTCCAGGAGGGGACCTGTCCGAGCCGGTCACGCAGAACACTCTGCGTATCGTCCGTGTGTTCTGGGCGCTTGACACCAAACTGAGAGAGAGGAGGCACTTCCCAACCATCAACTGGCTGACATCATACTCAATGTACGATAAACAGCTCAGCAGCTGGTACAAACAGAATGTGGCGGAGAACTTCCCGGACCTCAAGGCGTGGGCGATGCAGGTCCTTCAGAAAGAGTCGGAGCTGCAGGAGATCGTGCAGATGGTCGGATCAGACTCTCTGCCGGACGAGCAGAAGATGACGCTGGAGGTCGCAAGGATGATCCGCGAGATATACCTGCAGCAGAACGCCTACCACCCCGTGGACGCGTACTGCCCCATAAGCAGACAGTACACTATGATGACCCTCATCAAGAAATATTCGGATCTCGCGGCCAACGCGCTCGCGTCCGGAGTGCAGGTCGACAAGATAGCGTACCTGCCGGTGAGGCAGAGGTTCAACCAGGCCAAATATGAAGAGAACGTTGACGCTGAACTCGAGGCCGTGTCCAAGGACATGGAGGAGCAGTTCGAAGGACTGAGGGCGTGA
- a CDS encoding V-type ATP synthase subunit F, giving the protein MEIAVVGSEEFVLGFRLAGLRRVFVADESNYQNVIGAAMSDADIGILAVDAEDLNYLPHNVRSKVLDSIRPVVVPVGGDESDLREKVKRAIGVDLYKTEDE; this is encoded by the coding sequence ATGGAGATAGCAGTAGTGGGCAGCGAGGAATTCGTGCTGGGGTTCAGATTGGCTGGGCTGAGGCGCGTGTTCGTGGCGGACGAAAGCAACTACCAGAACGTAATAGGGGCGGCCATGTCAGACGCCGACATAGGCATCCTGGCGGTCGATGCGGAGGATCTGAACTACCTCCCGCATAACGTGAGGTCGAAGGTCCTTGATTCAATCCGGCCCGTGGTCGTACCGGTGGGCGGAGACGAAAGCGACCTTCGCGAGAAGGTCAAAAGAGCAATTGGCGTTGATTTATACAAAACAGAGGATGAGTAA
- a CDS encoding ATPase — protein MALEGDAAGYAAIGAGLAVGLSGIGSGMGEKDAAAAAIGAITEDKGMFGRAMIFVIIPETIVIFGLVIAIIALFAL, from the coding sequence ATGGCATTGGAAGGAGATGCAGCAGGATACGCTGCAATAGGAGCGGGACTCGCCGTCGGGCTTTCCGGTATCGGGTCAGGAATGGGAGAGAAAGACGCGGCTGCGGCGGCAATAGGAGCCATAACCGAGGACAAGGGCATGTTCGGAAGGGCAATGATCTTCGTGATCATTCCCGAGACCATCGTCATCTTCGGTCTTGTCATAGCTATCATCGCACTCTTCGCATTGTAA
- a CDS encoding V-type ATP synthase subunit D, which produces MGSQDITPTRSVLLDLKKKIKLSESGYKIMKMKRDGLIIEFFEVLEKAKKMRKGVSSDYEAAMEKITIARAVEGEIAVKSAAYALKTEPQVKLGSKSIMGMMVPKVEATSIRTKMTEKGYGVVETSAYIEEAAMAFEKLLDTLVRAAEVETTMKKLLDEIEKTKRRVNALEFKIIPELKESERFVKFRLEEMERENTTRLKHLKKKGEAAE; this is translated from the coding sequence ATGGGAAGCCAAGATATCACCCCGACCCGTTCGGTCCTTCTGGACCTCAAGAAAAAGATCAAGCTGTCCGAGAGCGGATACAAGATCATGAAGATGAAGAGGGACGGCCTCATCATCGAGTTCTTCGAGGTTCTGGAAAAGGCCAAGAAGATGCGTAAGGGTGTTTCCTCTGATTATGAGGCGGCGATGGAGAAGATAACCATCGCGCGCGCTGTCGAAGGGGAGATCGCCGTTAAGAGCGCGGCATACGCCCTCAAAACGGAACCGCAGGTCAAACTTGGCAGTAAGAGCATAATGGGAATGATGGTCCCTAAGGTGGAGGCCACTTCGATCCGCACCAAGATGACCGAAAAGGGATACGGTGTGGTCGAGACGTCCGCCTATATCGAAGAGGCCGCGATGGCCTTTGAGAAGCTCCTCGACACCCTGGTCCGCGCGGCCGAGGTCGAGACCACCATGAAGAAGCTGCTGGATGAGATAGAGAAGACCAAGAGGAGGGTCAACGCCCTTGAGTTCAAGATCATACCCGAGCTCAAGGAGTCGGAGAGGTTCGTCAAGTTCCGTCTCGAAGAGATGGAAAGGGAGAACACGACCCGCCTCAAACACCTGAAGAAGAAAGGAGAGGCCGCAGAGTGA